The Geobacillus genomosp. 3 genome segment AGTGCAGGAGAGGGGAGCGGAATTCCACGTGTAGCGGTGAAATGCGTAGAGATGTGGAGGAACACCAGTGGCGAAGGCGGCTCTCTGGCCTGTAACTGACGCTGAGGCGCGAAAGCGTGGGGAGCAAACAGGATTAGATACCCTGGTAGTCCACGCCGTAAACGATGAGTGCTAAGTGTTAGAGGGGTCACACCCTTTAGTGCTGCAGCTAACGCGATAAGCACTCCGCCTGGGGAGTACGGCCGCAAGGCTGAAACTCAAAGGAATTGACGGGGGCCCGCACAAGCGGTGGAGCATGTGGTTTAATTCGAAGCAACGCGAAGAACCTTACCAGGTCTTGACATCCCCTGACAACCCAAGAGATTGGGCGTTCCCCCTTCGGGGGGGACAGGGTGACAGGTGGTGCATGGTTGTCGTCAGCTCGTGTCGTGAGATGTTGGGTTAAGTCCCGCAACGAGCGCAACCCTTGCCTCTAGTTGCCAGCATTCAGGTGGGCACTCTAGAGGGACTGCCGGCTAAAAGTCGGAGGAAGGTGGGGATGACGTCAAATCATCATGCCCCTTATGACCTGGGCTACACACGTGCTACAATGGGCGGTACAAAGGGCTGCGAACCCGCGAGGGGGAGCGAATCCCAAAAAGCCGCTCTCAGTTCGGATTGCAGGCTGCAACTCGCCTGCATGAAGCCGGAATCGCTAGTAATCGCGGATCAGCATGCCGCGGTGAATACGTTCCCGGGCCTTGTACACACCGCCCGTCACACCACGAGAGCTTGCAACACCCGAAGTCGGTGAGGTAACCCGCAAGGGAGCCAGCCGCCGAAGGTGGGGCAAGTGATTGGGGTGAAGTCGTAACAAGGTAGCCGTACCGGAAGGTGCGGCTGGATCACCTCCTTTCTAAGGACATATTGACAAAACCTTTCGGTTTGATTATAATGACGCTTGTCGTTTTGTTTAGTTTTGAGGGAACTTTCCCTCCATGGGCCTATAGCTCAGCTGGTCAGAGCGCACGCCTGATAAGCGTGAGGTCGGTGGTTCAAGTCCACTTAGGCCCATTCTGCCTTGTGGGGCCTTAGCTCAGCTGGGAGAGCGCCTGCTTTGCACGCAGGAGGTCATCGGTTCGATCCCGATAGGCTCCACCATTTCAAAACAACCTTTCGTTCCTTGAAAACTAGATAACCGGAAAAGCGGAGGCGCCGAGATTGGCTCTTGAAGCCAAATGTTCTTCACCCGTAGGGGTGCTTGCACCCCGAGGGGGAAGGTTATTTGGCAGAAGAGAGCCAGGCGCCGACGCTAGACACAGTGTAGGAAGAAGCCGAGAAGCGCTGTAGGTTAAGCTAGAAAGGGCGCACGGTGGATGCCTTGGCACTAGGAGCCGATGAAGGACGGGGCAAACGCCGAAACGCTCCGGGGAGCTGTAAGCAAGCGTCGATCCGGAGATGTCCGAATGGGGGAACCCCCTGCCCGTAATGGGGCAGGATCCATGCCTGAATCCATAGGGCATGGAGGGCACACCCGGGGAACTGAAACATCTTAGTACCCGGAGGAGAAGAAAGCAAACGCGATTCCCTGAGTAGCGGCGAGCGAAACGGGAACAGCCCAAACCAAGAGGCGTGCCTCTTGGGGTTGTAGGACCGCCCAGATGGGAGTGAGAAAGGAACGGGGTAGACGAACCGGTCTGGAACGGCCGGCCAGAGAAGGTGACAGCCCTGTAGTCGAAACTTCGTTCCCTCCCGGGCGGCTCCTGAGTACGGCGGGACACGGGAAATCCCGTCGGAAGCAGGGAGGACCATCTCCCAAGGCTAAATACTCCCTAGTGACCGATAGTGCACCAGTACCGTGAGGGAAAGGTGAAAAGCACCCCGGAAGGGGAGTGAAAGAGAACCTGAAACCGTGTGCCTACAAGTAGTCAGAGCCCGTTAAAGGGTGATGGCGTGCCTTTTGTAGAATGAACCGGCGAGTGACGATGGCGTGCGAGGTTAAGCCGAACAGGCGGAGCCGCAGCGAAAGCGAGTTTGAACAGGGCGTATGAGTACGTCGTCGTCGACCCGAAACCAGGTGATCTACCCATGTCCAGGGTGAAGGCCGGGTAACACCGGCTGGAGGCCCGAACCCACGCACGTTGAAAAGTGCGGGGATGAGGTGTGGGTAGGGGTGAAATGCCAATCGAACTTGGAGATAGCTGGTTCTCCCCGAAATAGCTTTAGGGCTAGCCTCAAGGTGAGAGTCTTGGAGGTAGAGCACTGATTGGGCTAGGGGTCCTCATCGGGTTACCGAACCCAGTCAAACTCCGAATGCCAATGACTTATCCTTGGGAGTCAGACTGCGAGTGATAAGATCCGTGGTCAAGAGGGAAACAGCCCAGATCGCCAGCTAAGGCCCCGAAGTGCACGTTCAGTGGAAAAGGATGTGGAGTTGCCCAGACAACCAGGATGTTGGCTTAGAAGCAGCCACCATTTAAAGAGTGCGTAATAGCTCACTGGTCGAGTGACTCTGCGCCGAAAATGTACCGGGGCTAAACGTGCCGCCGAAGCTGCGGGATGACCGTTGGTCATCGGTAGGGGAGCGTTCTAAGGGCACAGAAGCCAGACCGGAAGGACTGGTGGAGCGCTTAGAAGTGAGAATGCCGGTATGAGTAGCGAAAACAGAGGTGAGAATCCTCTGCGCCGAAAGCCTAAGGGTTCCTGAGGAAGGTTCGTCCGCTCAGGGTTAGTCGGGACCTAAGCCGAGGCCGAAAGGCGTAGGTGATGGACAACAGGTGGAGATTCCTGTACCACCTCCTTCCCGTTTGAGCAATGGGGGGGACGCAGGAGGATAGGGCGAGCAGGCGGTTGGAAGAGCCTGTCCAAGCCGCAAGGCTGATCCGTAGGCAAATCCGCGGATCAAAAAGGCCAAGCGGTGACGGCGACGGAGTCATCCGGAAGTCCCCGATTTCACACTGCCAAGAAAAGCCTCTAGCGAGGGAAGAGGTGCCCGTACCGCAAACCGACACAGGTAGGCGAGGAGAGAATCCTAAGGCGCGCGGGAGAACTCTCGTTAAGGAACTCGGCAAAATGACCCCGTAACTTCGGGAGAAGGGGTGCTCGTTTGGGTGACGAGCCCGAACGAGCCGCAGTGAAAAGGCCCAAGCGACTGTTTATCAAAAACACAGGTCTCTGCGAAGCCGAAAGGCGACGTATAGGGGCTGACACCTGCCCGGTGCTGGAAGGTTAAGGGGAGCGCTTAGCGCAAGCGAAGGTGCGAACCGAAGCCCCAGTAAACGGCGGCCGTAACTATAACGGTCCTAAGGTAGCGAAATTCCTTGTCGGGTAAGTTCCGACCCGCACGAAAGGTGTAACGACTTGGGCACTGTCTCAACGAGAGACCCGGTGAAATTATATTACCTGTGAAGATGCAGGTTACCCGCGACAGGACGGAAAGACCCCGTGGAGCTTTACTGCAGCCTGATATGGAATTTTGGTATCGCTTGTACAGGATAGGTGGGAGCCAGAGAAGCCGGAGCGCCAGCTTCGGTGGAGGCGGCGGTGGGATACCACCCTGGCGGTATTGAAATTCTAACCCGCACCCCTTATCGGGGTGGGAGACAGTGTCAGGTGGGCAGTTTGACTGGGGCGGTCGCCTCCCAAAAGGTAACGGAGGCGCCCAAAGGTTCCCTCAGAATGGTTGGAAATCATTCGGAGAGTGCAAAGGCACAAGGGAGCTTGACTGCGAGACGGACAGGTCGAGCAGGGACGAAAGTCGGGCTTAGTGATCCGGTGGTTCCGCATGGAAGGGCCATCGCTCAACGGATAAAAGCTACCCCGGGGATAACAGGCTGATCTCCCCCAAGAGTCCACATCGACGGGGAGGTTTGGCACCTCGATGTCGGCTCATCGCATCCTGGGGCTGTAGTCGGTCCCAAGGGTTGGGCTGTTCGCCCATTAAAGCGGTACGCGAGCTGGGTTCAGAACGTCGTGAGACAGTTCGGTCCCTATCCGTCGTGGGCGCAGGAAATTTGCGAGGAGCTGTCCTTAGTACGAGAGGACCGGGATGGACGCACCGCTGGTGTACCAGTTGTCCCGCCAGGGGCACCGCTGGGTAGCTATGTGCGGACGGGATAAGCGCTGAAAGCATCTAAGCGTGAAGCCCCCCTCAAGATGAGATTTCCCATCGCGTGAAGCGAGTAAGATCCCTCGAAGATGACGAGGTCGATAGGTCCGAGGTGGAAGCGTGGCGACACGTGCAGCTGACGGATACTAATCGATCGAGGGCTTAACCAAGAAAAGTGGAGGCCGCCCGCTTATCGGCGAAACGCGCTGGAGGGCCTGCGAGGAGGCTCGAACCAAGCAAAAGCTTGGTTCTGCGTGGGTGGTATCACAGGAGCGTATGCAATGTGTCGCCGCCGCAGCAGGACCGAAGCGTCGCGAGCCGATGGCGGCCGGAACTAGACAGTGAAAAGCGCAGGCGAGCGGCGGCGAGCCGGAGCTGGACAATCGAAAAGCGCAAGCGCCGCTTCTTCCGACAACGGTTATCTAGTTTTCAGGGAACGAATTCCTGACAACCTCATATGGCCTAGTGGTGATAGCGGAGGGGAAACACCCGTTCCCATCCCGAACACGGAAGTTAAGCCCTCCAGCGCCGATGGTAGTTGGGGCCAGCGCCCCTGCAAGAGTAGGTCGCTGCTAGGCGAATCCCCCCTGCTGTATATACAGCAGGGGGTTTTTTATGCATTCGTTTTGGAAAAAAATTTTTGCATTAAATACTCGTTCAACAATAACGGAACTTTCTCCGCCGATACCGAAAGGAATTGGAGGATAAAAATGTACGCCTTGCTCGAGTAGGAGTGAAGAAGCTCACTCCACCATTCGGTCTCGTAGCGGGAAATCATGCTTAGGTTGTACAGCAACAAGTAATGGGCATGAATCTCCGGGAGCATAAAAATTTTCTCTTTCTTGGTCGGGATATAGTATGTTCCGTTAAGGTGAAATAAAAATGGGCCCTCTCCAATGAAAGACAGAGATGACTCGGTCTCAAAATAAAGAAATTCCCCTTCTTCCCTCAAAAAGACAAGTTTTCTTCCTTGCCCTTCTCCACTGATATATTGGATAAAGCGGGGCAAAGACATATGATAATGATCTAAAATGGTTTTTGGAATGGCCAAGACCGGGGGGGAAGCGGTATGTACAATTGGTAAAGATAATGGCTTTTTCCGTCCGTCTAAGGAAAAAAATGTTTCGTGCAACTCGCAAATCCGTTGCAACAGTGTGCCCATGCGAAATTTTTCCCCGGCTTCTTGTTTCACATGAAACATTTTTTCAGAAAAATGTGTGAACAAACCGTTTTTTTGAATTTTGACTTCGTCATCTAAAAATTCATAGCCTTGTTTTTTTCGCTTTCTCGTCGACACCCCGTGAGCCAAAACGGATGTCGACTCCGGGTAGTCGGGGTCGACGGTAAGCAGGCAGGCTTTTAAAAGCTGCACCATTCCATAAAATAAAAGAACCGGCTTGATCGACAACGGCGCCTGCTGGGCGACGGTATAAAAGTTTTGCCCGTGTTCCAAATAATACAAAAACGGATAACAGTTTGTATAACTTCGTTGGACTGCGTCATCGCGTTGCTGCTGCCTGTAGCATTGCTGCAGAAAATGTTGGGCCGTATCCGCGGAGCGGAAGACAGAAAGGCTGAACGCCCGATTAATATTTCCGAACATTTTTACCCCCCTTGTGGCTGAATTGTAGGCAAATAACTGAAAAGTTGGACATTTCTTTGATTCCTTGACAGTAGTTTAACCAGTTGTTAAGCTACTAATAATATTTCCGGACAAGGGGGAGAAAACATGTGGGAAGCGAAATTCGCGAAGGAAGGATTGACGTTTGACGATGTTCTTCTCATTCCGGCAAAATCTGATGTGCTGCCGCGCGATGTTGATGTCACGACGAAGCTAAGCGATACACTGCAGTTGAACATCCCGATTATTAGCGCTGGCATGGATACGGTCACTGAGGCGGAAATGGCGATTTCGATGGCTCGGCAAGGTGGTTTTGGTGTTATTCACAAAAATATGTCGATTGAGCAGCAGGCAGAGCAAGTTGACAAGGTGAAACGTTCGGAACGCGGTGTTATCACCGATCCGTTCTTTTTAACACCCGATCACCAAGTGTATGATGCAGAACACCTAATGAGCAAATATCGCATCTCAGGTGTGCCGATCGTCAACAATGCCGAGGAACAAAAGCTTGTCGGCATTATTACGAACCGCGATTTGCGTTTTATTCAAGATTACTCGATTAAAATTTCCGAGGTAATGACGAAGGAGAACTTGATTACAGCCCCGGTAGGAACCACGTTGGAAGAAGCGGAAAAAATTTTGCAAAAGCACAAAGTGGAAAAATTGCCGCTTGTCGACGAAAATGGAGTGTTAAAAGGGCTCATTACGATTAAGGACATTGAAAAGGTGATTGAGTTTCCGAACTCGGCGAAGGACGCGAAGGGGCGGCTTGTCGTTGGGGCGGCTGTCGGGGTGACAGCGGACACGATGCTCCGTGTTAAAAAGCTTGTTGAAGCGGGGGTTGACGTCATTGTCGTCGACACGGCACATGGGCATTCAAAAGGTGTTCTCGAGACAGTGGCCAACATCCGTCGCCAGTACCCGGACTTGAACATCATTGCAGGCAATGTCGCGACAGCTGAGGCGACGCGCGACTTGATTGAGGCGGGTGCGAACATTATTAAGGTCGGGATCGGCCCGGGATCGATCTGCACGACGCGGGTTGTCGCCGGAGTCGGGGTGCCGCAAATTACGGCTATCTATGACTGTGCGACGGAGGCGCGCAAGCATGGTGTTCCGATTATCGCTGACGGTGGGATCAAGTACTCCGGCGACATCGTGAAGGCGATCGCGGCTGGAGCGCACGCCGTCATGCTTGGAAGCTTGCTCGCCGGCGTCTCGGAAAGCCCGGGTGAGACGGAAATTTATCAAGGACGTCGCTTTAAAGTGTACCGGGGCATGGGATCGGTCGCTTCAATGGAGCGCGGCAGCAAGGACCGCTATTTCCAAGAGGAAGGGAAAAAGTTTGTCCCGGAAGGCATCGAGGGACGCGTTCCATACAAAGGGCCGCTCGCCGATACGATTTATCAACTCGTCGGTGGACTGCGTGCCGGTATGGGTTACTGCGGGACGCGAAACTTGGACGAATTGCGGGAGAAAACGCAGTTTATCCGCATGACGGGTGCAGGACTCCGTGAAAGCCATCCGCACGACGTACAAATTACGAAAGAGGCGCCAAACTATTCCGCATTTTAAGCGGGGTTGCGCCAATCGGCCTAACTTTGACGGGGATATGTCCCCCGTCTATTTTTTTGGCTGCCCTTGTGTTACAATAACGGTTGTGTAAGGAGGGTGTCGACGTGAAGACGAGGAAAAGAAACTGGTTTTTTTGGCTGCTGTCGGTTTGTCTTTGTTTGACGTTATGGCCGTTTCAACAGACGGTGAAGGCGGAGAGCGCGCCGCTTGACATTCGGGCGGATGCCGCCATTTTAGTGGATGCGCAAACGGGGAGAATTTTGTATGAAAAAAATATCGATACTGTACTCGGCATCGCCAGTATGACCAAAATGATGACTGAATACTTGCTCCTTGACGCCATTAAAGCGAAGCGCGTCAAATGGGACCAAACGTATACGCCAAGCGATTACGTGTATCGGTTGTCGCAAGACCGAGCGCTGTCTAATGTCCCGCTGCGCAAAGACGGACAATATACCGTTCGCGAGCTGTATGAGGCGATGGCCATTTATTCAGCGAACGGGGCAACGGTTGCGATTGCTGAAATCATCGCCGGTTCGGAGAAAAATTTTGTGAACATGATGAATGAAAAGGCGAAACAGCTCGGATTGAAAGATTATAAATTCGTGAATGCGACAGGATTAAGCAACGGGGATTTAAAAGGATTTCACCCGGAAGGGACAAGCCCGGATGAGGAAAATGTCATGTCTGCGCGGGCCATGGCCACCCTTGCCTACCGCCTGCTGAAAGACCATCCAGAGGTGTTGGAAACGGCGAGTATTCCGCGTAAAATGTTCCGGGGAGGAACAGAAGACGAAATAAAAATGGACAACTGGAACTGGATGCTCCCAGGGCTTGTGTACGGATATGAAGGGGTAGACGGATTAAAAACCGGTTATACGGAATTTGCCGGCAACTGCTTTACCGGAACGGCGAAACGGAACGGCGTCCGTCTCATTTCTGTTGTTATGAACGCGAAAGATGCGAGCGGAAAAACGACAAAAGAGGCACGATTCGAGGAGACAGAAAAACTATTTAACTATGGATTTAATCAATACTCGCTCGAAACGCTTTATCCGAAGGGATATCAGCTGAAAGGAAAGAAGACACTTCCAGTCGTGAAAGGGAAAGAAAAAGAAGTTCGCGTCGCGACAGCAAAAAAACTATCGCTGTTAGTGAGAAATGGCGAGGAAAAGCAGTATAAGCCGGTATATGTATTGGATAAGAAAAAGATGACAAATGAAGGAAAGTTGACCGCCCCGTTGAAAAAGGGAGAGACGGTCGGGTACATGACACTCGAATACAACGGGGATGACTCCCTTGCCTTTTTAACCCCGGATATGCAAAAAAATATCCGTGTGCCGCTTGTTACGACCGTCGAGGTAGAAAAAGCAAACTGGTTTGTGCTCTCCATGCGTGCGATCGGCGGGCTGTTTGCTGACTTATGGACAAGCACTGCGAAAACGGTGAAAGGCTGGCTGTAAAACGACTCCCCTGTCGGGGGAGCTTTTTTCCATTGTGATTTTTGTAAAAATTGAGGTAAAATAAAACAGTGGAATCATCCTTATTGTGTATATGCCAAAGCATAAGGATAGGAATAGGGGGAATCAACATTGGCATTGACAGGGACG includes the following:
- a CDS encoding YaaC family protein codes for the protein MFGNINRAFSLSVFRSADTAQHFLQQCYRQQQRDDAVQRSYTNCYPFLYYLEHGQNFYTVAQQAPLSIKPVLLFYGMVQLLKACLLTVDPDYPESTSVLAHGVSTRKRKKQGYEFLDDEVKIQKNGLFTHFSEKMFHVKQEAGEKFRMGTLLQRICELHETFFSLDGRKKPLSLPIVHTASPPVLAIPKTILDHYHMSLPRFIQYISGEGQGRKLVFLREEGEFLYFETESSLSFIGEGPFLFHLNGTYYIPTKKEKIFMLPEIHAHYLLLYNLSMISRYETEWWSELLHSYSSKAYIFILQFLSVSAEKVPLLLNEYLMQKFFSKTNA
- a CDS encoding serine hydrolase — protein: MKTRKRNWFFWLLSVCLCLTLWPFQQTVKAESAPLDIRADAAILVDAQTGRILYEKNIDTVLGIASMTKMMTEYLLLDAIKAKRVKWDQTYTPSDYVYRLSQDRALSNVPLRKDGQYTVRELYEAMAIYSANGATVAIAEIIAGSEKNFVNMMNEKAKQLGLKDYKFVNATGLSNGDLKGFHPEGTSPDEENVMSARAMATLAYRLLKDHPEVLETASIPRKMFRGGTEDEIKMDNWNWMLPGLVYGYEGVDGLKTGYTEFAGNCFTGTAKRNGVRLISVVMNAKDASGKTTKEARFEETEKLFNYGFNQYSLETLYPKGYQLKGKKTLPVVKGKEKEVRVATAKKLSLLVRNGEEKQYKPVYVLDKKKMTNEGKLTAPLKKGETVGYMTLEYNGDDSLAFLTPDMQKNIRVPLVTTVEVEKANWFVLSMRAIGGLFADLWTSTAKTVKGWL
- the guaB gene encoding IMP dehydrogenase, with the protein product MWEAKFAKEGLTFDDVLLIPAKSDVLPRDVDVTTKLSDTLQLNIPIISAGMDTVTEAEMAISMARQGGFGVIHKNMSIEQQAEQVDKVKRSERGVITDPFFLTPDHQVYDAEHLMSKYRISGVPIVNNAEEQKLVGIITNRDLRFIQDYSIKISEVMTKENLITAPVGTTLEEAEKILQKHKVEKLPLVDENGVLKGLITIKDIEKVIEFPNSAKDAKGRLVVGAAVGVTADTMLRVKKLVEAGVDVIVVDTAHGHSKGVLETVANIRRQYPDLNIIAGNVATAEATRDLIEAGANIIKVGIGPGSICTTRVVAGVGVPQITAIYDCATEARKHGVPIIADGGIKYSGDIVKAIAAGAHAVMLGSLLAGVSESPGETEIYQGRRFKVYRGMGSVASMERGSKDRYFQEEGKKFVPEGIEGRVPYKGPLADTIYQLVGGLRAGMGYCGTRNLDELREKTQFIRMTGAGLRESHPHDVQITKEAPNYSAF